In Seonamhaeicola sp. S2-3, the genomic window TCATTTATAGCATATAAAGCAGCATCTTTAAAAGGTAATTTTTTCATTTTAAAATGCCTATGCATATTTTCTGCTATAATTATGGAATCATCAACTACAATTCCTGTTACAAATACTAAGGCAAACAATGTAATTCTGTTAAGTGTATAATCTAGCATATAGTAACTTAACAGTGTTAAAGCAAATGTGATAGGTACTGATAAAAATACCACTAAACCACCACGCCAACCCATGGCTAGCATTACAACAAAAGTTACAGCAATAATAGCTCCTATAAGATGCATTAAGAGTTCTGATACTTTTTGCGAAGCGGTTTCTCCGTAGTTTCTGGTAATCTCAACATGCACATCATTAGGAATTAAAGTAGCTTTTAAATGCTCTACTTTTTCTAGAATGATGTCTGATATTTTCATAGCATCGGCTCCTTTTCGCTTTGCGATAGACAACGTAACTGCTGGATATTCTGATTGAAAAGTAGCAGATTTCTCGCTAGCTTTTCCAAAACCTAAAGACACATAGTTTTTTGGTAACTCTGGACCATTAACTACGTTAGCCACTTGTTTTAAATAGATGGGTTGGTTTTGCTGAACGCCTACCACTAGGTTTTCAACATCTTCAATGGTTTCTAAAAACCTACCTGTATTTACTATATATTCTGTATCATTTCTCTTAAAAGTTCCTGCACTAAGTTGTTGATTATTGGCGTTAATCATTTTAGAAACCGACAAAAAATCTAAACCACTAGCCGCTAATTTATCTTTATCTAAAACAACACGTAACTCTCGGTCTCTCCCTCCTATTTTTTGAGTTATTGAAACATCATTAATCTTTTTAATTTCGTTATTTAACTCATTAGCAATTTGTTTTAACTGGAAATCATCATAATTTTCGCTCCATAAGGTTAACCCAAGCATAGGTACATCATCAATAGCCCGTGTTTTTATTAATGGCATGGTTACACCTTTGGGCATAATATCCATATGGCGATTGATTTCGTTATAAAGTTTAACAAAAGAACGCTCTATATCTTCTCCTACATAAAATTGAACAATTACCATTCCTTGTTCTTTCATAGATGTAGAATAGACGTATTCAACGCCTTTAATGTTTGACAAAAGTTTCTCTAAAGGCTTAATAACTCTGCTCTCTACTTCTGTTGGGCTTGCTCCTGGATAACCTACAAATATGTCTGCCATAGGCACATCAATTTGAGGTTCTTCTTCTCTAGGAATTAAAAACGAACTGTATACCCCAATGACCATAAATACAATCATGAGTAATACGGTAAGTTTAGATCCTATAAAGCCTTTGGCTATTTTTCCTGCTAATCCTTCTTTCATAATTTTTGTTATTGAACTGTTACTTTAGCACCATTAAACAACTTAGCATCAGAATCAATGATATAGCTTTCGTTAGCATTTAAACCAGAAAGCACTTCTACTTTATCACCTTGCGTTCTTCCTAACCTTAACCAACGTAATATTGCCGTATTGGTTTGACTAACAGTATAAACACCAGATAATTCGCCTTTGTTAACTAATGCTGATATAGGAATTAACACAGTACTAGATAGATTAGATTTTTCTACAGGGAACTGTACCGTTGCAAACATGCCTGAAAGCAATTTAACATCAGACTTCTCTAGTAGTATTTTTACCAAATATTGTCCACCTGTATTTTTAGCAGAAGAACTAACTTCTGTAACTTCACCATTTACCGTTTGGTTTAAAGATTTTATTTGAACTGCTACTTTAGCCCCATTTTTAATTTGTGAAATCTCTGTTTCTGGCACCATAGCCATTACCTGAAACTTCCCAGGAGATTCTACCTCTATTAAAGGCATTCCTGGGTTTGCCATATCTCCTTCATTAATAAATTTATTGCTTACTACCCCGCTAAAAGGCGCTCTAATATTAGCGTAACTAAATTGAGCCTGCACTTCTTTTTTCATTTCATTAGCCGCCTTTAATCTTGCTTTTGACATGTTATAATTGGCCGTAATATCATCTAGCTCTTTTTGAGAAGCACTGTTCTCATTAAATAAGTTTTTATACCTGTTATAATCTTTTTCAGCATTATTAAAAGCTGCTTCAGCCTCTGTTACTTTAGCATTTACTTGCGCCAATTTTGCAGATAAATCTGTGTTATTTACACTAAGTAATAACTGTCCTTTTTTTACTTTATCTCCTACTTTAACATAAATTTTGTTAACATAGCCCATCATTCTAGTGCTAAGGTTGGAACTATTAACTGCTTGAACTTTTCCGCTAACTGCTAAAAAAGGATTATTGCCATTTGTACTAACTTGTTCTACCTTAACTTTTATTGCTGGCGCGTCATTTTCTACTGTATTTTTTTTATCACTACCACAGCTTGTAGCTAGTGAAAAAGTAAAAATAAGCGTGTATAGAAATAGTATTTTTTTCATTTGATTCATTATTCTTTAGTTAAAAATTTAAGGTATGCTTGAGCATAATTGTACTCAAAAATGGTTTGATAATATTCTAATTGTTTTTGTGCATAATTTGTTTCTGCCAACAATAAATCTGATGTTTTTTCTAGTCCCTCTTTAAATCTATTAGTAATGATTCTTAGAGATTCTTGAGATTGTTGTAATGCAAGTGTTGTTAAATCTAACTTGTTTTTAGCATCAATAAATAGGCGTTTTGCCTTGTTTAATTCTAGATTACTTTTTGCTACATATTGTGTGTATTCTAGTCTAGATTTTTCGTATGCTGCTTTACTTTTTTGTGCTTTAGCAAATCGTTTAGACCCTTGAAAAATGTCCCAACTTAATTGGGCTCCAAACAAATACCCATTAGCTCCTGTTTGAAAAATTTCATCATCATATAATTCATAACTCCCAAATGCATTTAACTTTGGTAAAAAAGACATTTTATCTGCCTTGTTTACCGCTTTGTAGGCATTAGTTGCTAAAGCCATAGCTTTAATATCTGGTCTGTTTTCTGATATTGATTCTTTAGCCATTTGAAAATTAGTTACTGTTAAACTATCTGACGGTAAGTAAACCACATAGGAAGCATCATTCAACAGAAACGATAAATAATCTGAGGCATTTTTAACATTGCTTTTGGCTGTTTGCAATTGGTTTTTAACCTCTGTAACTCTAACCTCCACTTTTAAAACATCGGCTCTTTGTAAATAACCCTGTTTAAAATTATCATCAGCTAATTTCTTATTTGCATTCGCTGCTTTTAAGGCCTTTTCTAAAACCTCAACAGCTTTGTAAGCTAGCTGTAATTGCATGTATGCTTTTTCTACTTCAAACTCTAAATACTCTGAAGTTCTTTCTTTCTTTAAAGCGGTTGCTTCCATTTTAGATTTTGCCGCTTTACGTTGATAAAAACCATCTAGATTTATTAAGG contains:
- a CDS encoding efflux RND transporter periplasmic adaptor subunit, yielding MKKILFLYTLIFTFSLATSCGSDKKNTVENDAPAIKVKVEQVSTNGNNPFLAVSGKVQAVNSSNLSTRMMGYVNKIYVKVGDKVKKGQLLLSVNNTDLSAKLAQVNAKVTEAEAAFNNAEKDYNRYKNLFNENSASQKELDDITANYNMSKARLKAANEMKKEVQAQFSYANIRAPFSGVVSNKFINEGDMANPGMPLIEVESPGKFQVMAMVPETEISQIKNGAKVAVQIKSLNQTVNGEVTEVSSSAKNTGGQYLVKILLEKSDVKLLSGMFATVQFPVEKSNLSSTVLIPISALVNKGELSGVYTVSQTNTAILRWLRLGRTQGDKVEVLSGLNANESYIIDSDAKLFNGAKVTVQ
- a CDS encoding TolC family protein, which produces MKQSIYYIITVLLLTTVFTLNAQEVISISKEEVLHIVSEKNIDLKISEEEFKQARADYRQTNAVFLPNITVSHTGMATTNPLMAFGSKLNQEILTQNDFNTDLLNDPSQIENFATKLEIQQPLINLDGFYQRKAAKSKMEATALKKERTSEYLEFEVEKAYMQLQLAYKAVEVLEKALKAANANKKLADDNFKQGYLQRADVLKVEVRVTEVKNQLQTAKSNVKNASDYLSFLLNDASYVVYLPSDSLTVTNFQMAKESISENRPDIKAMALATNAYKAVNKADKMSFLPKLNAFGSYELYDDEIFQTGANGYLFGAQLSWDIFQGSKRFAKAQKSKAAYEKSRLEYTQYVAKSNLELNKAKRLFIDAKNKLDLTTLALQQSQESLRIITNRFKEGLEKTSDLLLAETNYAQKQLEYYQTIFEYNYAQAYLKFLTKE